Proteins encoded together in one Triticum dicoccoides isolate Atlit2015 ecotype Zavitan chromosome 7B, WEW_v2.0, whole genome shotgun sequence window:
- the LOC119338460 gene encoding acyl transferase 7-like has protein sequence MRSTGPATTVTRVAQRVVAPSAPTPGGELPLSWLDRYPTQRALIESLHVFKGRAGDDAAESPVKVIERALAAALVSYYPIAGRLALSDGGELVVDCTGEGVWFVEATASCTLEEVDYLEYPLMVPKDELLPQPTYPASDPLAEDSVILLVQVTQFACGGFVVGFRFSHAVADGPGAAQFMSAMGEIARGRAAPSLTPAWGREAIPSPPAASVGPLPVPTELRLQYLAMDISTDYIDHFKARFLEETGHRCSAFEVLIAKAWQARTRAAGFARGSPVHVCFAMNARPALRPRALPDGFYGNCYYIMRVSAPAEAVSDAPLNDVVRLIREGKKRLPSEFARWSRGEMGDGGDPYRITSDYRTLLVSDWSRLGFAEVDYGWGAPVHVVPLTNLDYIATCILVRPSAHKPGARLITQCVAADGVDAFHRDMMRLD, from the exons ATGCGGAGCACGGGCCCGGCAACAACGGTGACGCGGGTGGCGCAGAGGGTCGTCGCCCCGTCGGCGCCCACGCCCGGGGGCGAGCTCCCGCTCTCCTGGCTCGACCGCTACCCCACGCAGCGCGCGCTCATCGAGTCCCTCCACGTCTTCAAGGGCCGCGCCGGCGACGACGCCGCCGAGTCCCCGGTCAAGGTCATCGAGCGCGCCCTGGCCGCCGCGCTCGTGAGCTACTACCCCATCGCCGGCCGGCTCGCGCTGTCCGACGGCGGCGAGCTGGTCGTGGACTGTACCGGCGAGGGCGTGTGGTTCGTGGAGGCCACCGCGAGCTGCACCCTGGAGGAGGTGGACTACCTCGAGTACCCGCTCATGGTGCCCAAGGACGAGCTGCTGCCGCAACCCACCTACCCCGCCTCCGACCCCCTCGCCGAGGACTCCGTAATCCTTCTAGTCCAG GTCACGCAGTTCGCGTGCGGCGGCTTCGTGGTCGGGTTCCGGTTCAGCCACGCCGTCGCGGACGGCCCCGGCGCGGCGCAGTTCATGTCGGCGATGGGCGAGATCGCGCGCGGGCGCGCCGCGCCGTCGCTGACGCCGGCGTGGGGCCGCGAGGCGATCCCGAGCCCGCCGGCCGCGTCCGTGGGCCCGCTCCCGGTCCCGACGGAGCTCCGGCTGCAGTATCTGGCCATGGACATCTCCACCGACTACATCGACCACTTCAAGGCCCGGTTCCTGGAGGAGACGGGGCACCGGTGCAGCGCGTTCGAGGTGCTGATCGCCAAGGCGTGGCAGGCCCGCACCCGCGCCGCCGGGTTCGCGAGGGGCTCCCCCGTGCACGTGTGCTTCGCCATGAACGCGCGGCCGGCGCTCCGCCCCCGCGCGCTGCCCGACGGGTTCTACGGCAACTGCTACTACATCATGCGCGTGTCGGCGCCGGCGGAGGCCGTGTCGGACGCGCCGCTGAACGACGTGGTCCGGCTGATCCGCGAGGGCAAGAAGCGGCTCCCGTCCGAGTTCGCGCGGTGGAGCCGCGGGGAGATGGGCGACGGCGGGGACCCGTACCGCATCACGTCCGACTACCGGACGCTGCTGGTGTCGGACTGGTCGCGGCTGGGGTTCGCGGAGGTGGACTACGGTTGGGGCGCCCCCGTGCACGTGGTGCCCCTCACCAACCTGGACTACATCGCGACGTGCATCCTGGTCCGCCCCTCCGCGCACAAGCCCGGCGCGCGCCTCATCACCCAGTGCGTCGCCGCCGACGGCGTCGACGCCTTCCACCGGGACATGATGCGCCTCGACTGA